The following are encoded in a window of Kitasatospora sp. NBC_01250 genomic DNA:
- a CDS encoding universal stress protein — MQSEPVRPCDPAFQHGVVVGFDGSLSSERALAYAVGMARRSHCGLVIVHVANRLPATVWAGCEPPVFVDLPDHRTEVLGLELACADFLSGVPWILVERGGDICHEIEEVGKEYAADAIVVGTTHGLLGRLFGSVSGRLARRANRPVIVIP, encoded by the coding sequence GTGCAGTCCGAGCCGGTCCGGCCGTGCGATCCGGCCTTCCAGCACGGCGTGGTGGTCGGCTTCGACGGCTCGCTCTCCAGCGAGCGGGCACTCGCCTACGCGGTGGGCATGGCCCGCCGCTCCCACTGCGGCCTGGTCATCGTGCACGTGGCCAACCGCCTGCCCGCCACCGTCTGGGCCGGCTGTGAGCCACCGGTCTTCGTCGACCTGCCCGACCACCGCACCGAGGTGCTCGGCCTGGAGCTGGCCTGTGCGGACTTCCTGTCCGGCGTGCCCTGGATCCTGGTCGAGCGTGGCGGAGACATCTGTCACGAGATCGAGGAGGTCGGGAAGGAGTACGCCGCCGACGCGATCGTGGTCGGTACGACGCACGGCCTGCTCGGCCGCCTCTTCGGTTCGGTCTCGGGCCGTCTCGCCCGGCGGGCCAACCGCCCGGTGATCGTGATCCCCTGA
- a CDS encoding HAD family hydrolase yields the protein MGWLTVMDGGGYVPRSTVLGATRRRYGLDLSLDSLLTHYRRGMNSHISCPGDHLRALRAARAAGWTIAIVSNGGTTAQLAKIRRTGLGSLVDAWVVSEEAGCAKPDPLIFETAAQRCGIDLATDWTADAWVIGDHAPADIAGAAAAGLRSVWLHHGRPWSEQAYRPTHSAATLPEAVALVLAEGAAVPAAAAAAPNDAQRKGKGKGSAQAAGAARQAEKAGQWAEKAGQWAEGAEEVGGPALVPLERLAGRDSPAAAAAIAVTVG from the coding sequence GTGGGGTGGCTCACCGTCATGGACGGCGGCGGCTACGTCCCGCGGAGCACGGTGCTGGGTGCCACCCGGCGGCGTTACGGCCTCGACCTGTCCCTGGACAGCCTCCTCACCCACTACAGGAGGGGGATGAACTCCCACATCAGCTGCCCCGGCGACCACCTGCGGGCGCTGCGCGCCGCCCGGGCGGCAGGCTGGACGATCGCCATCGTGAGCAACGGCGGGACCACCGCTCAGTTGGCGAAGATCCGCCGGACCGGGCTCGGTTCGCTGGTCGACGCCTGGGTGGTGTCGGAGGAGGCCGGCTGCGCCAAGCCGGACCCGCTGATCTTCGAGACGGCGGCACAGCGCTGCGGCATCGACCTCGCGACCGACTGGACCGCCGACGCCTGGGTGATCGGCGACCACGCTCCCGCGGACATCGCCGGCGCCGCCGCGGCGGGCCTGCGGAGCGTCTGGCTGCACCACGGCCGCCCGTGGTCCGAGCAGGCCTACCGGCCCACGCACAGCGCCGCGACGCTGCCGGAGGCCGTCGCCCTGGTCCTGGCCGAGGGAGCGGCCGTACCGGCGGCAGCAGCGGCCGCACCGAACGACGCACAGAGGAAGGGGAAGGGGAAGGGGAGCGCCCAGGCAGCCGGCGCCGCTCGGCAGGCCGAGAAGGCCGGACAGTGGGCCGAGAAGGCCGGCCAGTGGGCCGAAGGGGCCGAGGAGGTCGGCGGGCCCGCCCTGGTGCCGCTCGAGCGGCTGGCCGGGCGCGACAGCCCGGCGGCCGCCGCGGCGATCGCCGTCACCGTCGGCTGA
- the orn gene encoding oligoribonuclease: MNDRLVWIDCEMTGLDLERDALIEVAALVTDSELNILGEGVDVVIRPPQEALVTMPEVVREMHTSSGLLDELADGVTLAEAEQLVLDYVRQHAPEAGRTPLCGNSVATDRGFLSRDMPALEGHLHYRIVDVSSIKELARRWYPKAYYNSPPKGGSHRALADIRESIAELRYYREAVFVPQPGPDGDAAREIAAKYQQSSD; the protein is encoded by the coding sequence GTGAACGACCGTTTGGTATGGATCGACTGTGAAATGACCGGCCTCGACCTCGAGCGCGATGCGCTGATCGAGGTGGCCGCGCTGGTCACCGACTCCGAGCTCAACATCCTCGGCGAGGGCGTGGACGTCGTGATCCGCCCGCCGCAGGAGGCGCTCGTGACCATGCCGGAGGTGGTACGCGAGATGCACACCTCCTCCGGCCTGCTCGACGAGCTCGCGGACGGGGTGACGCTGGCCGAGGCCGAGCAGCTGGTGCTCGACTACGTCCGCCAGCACGCCCCGGAGGCCGGGCGGACCCCGCTGTGCGGCAACTCCGTGGCCACCGACCGCGGGTTCCTCTCCCGGGACATGCCGGCCCTGGAGGGGCACCTGCACTACCGGATCGTGGACGTCTCCTCGATCAAGGAGCTGGCCCGCCGCTGGTACCCGAAGGCGTACTACAACAGCCCCCCGAAGGGCGGCAGTCACCGGGCGCTGGCGGACATCCGGGAGAGCATCGCCGAACTGCGGTACTACCGCGAGGCGGTGTTCGTCCCGCAGCCCGGCCCGGACGGTGACGCGGCCCGCGAGATCGCGGCCAAGTACCAGCAGTCGTCGGACTGA
- a CDS encoding DUF4442 domain-containing protein encodes MTTPTIGQLLASTVPMARTLNLEYLETTPERAVLRLPDQPDFHNHVGGPHAGAMFTLGESASGCIVLAAFGDQLSRAVPLAVSAQIAYKKLAKGEVTATATLGRPIAEIIAELDAGQRPEFPVTVEITRADGAVTGEMSVLWTLRPNS; translated from the coding sequence ATGACGACACCCACGATCGGCCAGCTGCTCGCCTCCACCGTCCCGATGGCCCGGACGCTGAACCTGGAGTACCTGGAGACGACCCCCGAGCGGGCGGTGCTGCGCCTGCCGGACCAGCCGGACTTCCACAACCACGTGGGCGGCCCGCACGCCGGTGCGATGTTCACGCTGGGCGAGTCGGCCAGCGGGTGCATCGTGCTGGCGGCCTTCGGCGACCAGCTCTCGCGGGCCGTGCCGCTCGCGGTCAGCGCGCAGATCGCCTACAAGAAGCTGGCGAAGGGCGAGGTGACCGCGACCGCGACGCTGGGGCGCCCGATCGCGGAGATCATCGCGGAGCTGGACGCGGGTCAGCGCCCGGAGTTCCCGGTCACGGTGGAGATCACCCGCGCGGACGGCGCGGTGACCGGCGAGATGAGCGTGCTCTGGACGCTGCGGCCCAACTCCTGA
- a CDS encoding spermidine synthase encodes MGREQRAPRRRSTTPEEPAATGPRSHHTEFGLAELLPDRDHPQAWSLLLDGAPQSHVDLADPTRLAFEYQRRLGHLIDLAAAPGKPIRVLHLGGGALTLARYTAATRPRSRQQVAELDTALTEWIRAELPTPPGWQIKVRGGDARAVLERAPEAGADLVIADVFAGARVPAHCTTVEFATLAARALAPGGCYAVNIADGGALAFARCQVATLLAVFPEVALIADPAVLRGKRFGNLILAASHAPLPIAELSRRTAGDAALARLEHGRELAAFTGGAPVATDASAAPSPAPPPDTFKHVGR; translated from the coding sequence ATGGGACGAGAGCAACGAGCCCCCCGCAGGCGTTCGACCACCCCCGAGGAGCCCGCCGCCACCGGCCCTCGTTCGCACCACACCGAGTTCGGCCTGGCCGAGCTCCTCCCCGACCGCGACCACCCGCAGGCCTGGTCACTGCTGCTCGACGGCGCCCCGCAGTCGCACGTCGACCTCGCCGACCCGACCCGGCTCGCCTTCGAGTACCAGCGCCGGCTCGGCCACCTCATCGACCTCGCCGCCGCCCCCGGCAAGCCGATCCGGGTGCTGCACCTGGGCGGTGGCGCACTGACCCTGGCCCGCTACACCGCCGCCACCCGCCCGCGCTCGCGGCAGCAGGTCGCGGAGCTGGACACCGCGCTCACCGAGTGGATCCGGGCCGAACTCCCCACCCCGCCCGGCTGGCAGATCAAGGTCCGCGGCGGTGACGCCCGCGCCGTGCTGGAACGCGCCCCCGAGGCCGGCGCCGACCTGGTGATCGCCGACGTCTTCGCCGGTGCCCGGGTGCCCGCCCACTGCACCACGGTGGAGTTCGCCACCCTCGCCGCCCGCGCGCTCGCGCCCGGCGGCTGCTACGCCGTCAACATCGCCGACGGCGGCGCGCTGGCCTTCGCCCGCTGCCAGGTCGCCACCCTCCTCGCGGTCTTCCCCGAGGTGGCGCTGATCGCCGACCCCGCGGTGCTGCGCGGCAAGCGGTTCGGCAACCTGATCCTGGCCGCCTCCCACGCCCCGCTGCCGATCGCGGAGTTGAGCCGCCGCACGGCCGGGGACGCCGCCCTCGCCCGACTGGAGCACGGCCGCGAGCTCGCCGCCTTCACCGGCGGCGCCCCGGTGGCCACGGACGCCTCGGCGGCCCCGTCGCCCGCGCCGCCGCCGGACACCTTCAAGCACGTGGGGCGCTGA
- a CDS encoding tetratricopeptide repeat protein, which produces MAPTIAAPAPVTGPATTTTHAPTPNTAMRELRGDLSPAEFATAIRRAAREIGEHVSCDARYIGRVEAGAIRCPNYAYERVFRHMWPDRSLQDLGFSPRTAVRGRPAGGVVPARPAALRLSPHHPDEENDDVRRRTFLSGGPTALATVLGLDAPARAAAAAPAALPLPGLPPLPPLPAPRKVGGADVQIVEEAVREIRLADDVRGGDTLFERAGQSLRQAYVLLNEGDYTLATERRLQSTAGELAISVGWLAHDSQRLADARSFYAEALATARMANDSALEAHVFCNSAFLARDAGRPREALRAAQAGQSAARHLDSERLLSLLVMREAGGWALLRDRSACERALARAYTLFERGESESDPEWMSFYGEAEIAGLEAQCWSALGEWDLASERAGLAIALQEPHFVRNRALYTAELAHDRLGRGDLAGAAGHGSAAVALLGDVRSARIRGMLADTAERLRPFRGVREVGVFLAGFDRAAA; this is translated from the coding sequence ATGGCCCCCACAATCGCCGCGCCCGCACCTGTGACCGGTCCCGCGACCACGACCACCCACGCGCCGACGCCCAACACCGCGATGCGCGAGCTGCGCGGCGACCTCTCCCCCGCCGAGTTCGCCACCGCGATCCGCCGCGCCGCGCGGGAGATCGGCGAGCACGTGTCGTGCGACGCCCGGTACATCGGCCGGGTCGAGGCCGGCGCGATCCGCTGTCCCAACTACGCGTACGAGCGGGTGTTCCGCCATATGTGGCCGGACCGTTCGCTGCAGGACCTCGGCTTCTCCCCCAGGACGGCCGTCCGCGGTCGCCCGGCCGGCGGGGTCGTGCCGGCCCGGCCGGCCGCCCTGCGGCTCTCCCCGCACCATCCCGACGAGGAGAACGACGACGTGCGTCGCCGTACGTTCCTGAGTGGCGGTCCGACCGCCCTGGCCACCGTGCTCGGCCTCGATGCGCCGGCCCGCGCGGCCGCCGCCGCACCCGCCGCGCTGCCGCTGCCCGGCCTGCCGCCGCTGCCGCCGCTGCCCGCACCGCGCAAGGTCGGCGGAGCCGACGTCCAGATCGTCGAAGAGGCCGTCCGGGAGATCCGGTTGGCCGATGACGTGCGTGGCGGCGACACCCTGTTCGAGCGGGCCGGGCAGTCGCTGCGGCAGGCGTACGTGCTGCTCAACGAGGGCGACTACACCCTCGCCACCGAGCGGCGGTTGCAGTCGACGGCCGGCGAACTGGCCATCTCGGTGGGCTGGTTGGCGCACGACTCACAACGGCTGGCCGATGCCCGCTCGTTCTACGCCGAGGCGCTGGCCACCGCGCGGATGGCGAACGACTCGGCGCTGGAGGCCCATGTCTTCTGCAACAGCGCCTTCCTGGCCCGGGACGCGGGGCGCCCGCGCGAGGCGCTGCGGGCCGCCCAGGCCGGCCAGAGCGCCGCCCGCCACCTGGACTCCGAGCGCCTGCTCTCGCTGCTGGTGATGCGCGAGGCGGGCGGCTGGGCGCTGCTGCGCGACCGGAGTGCCTGCGAGCGGGCGCTGGCCCGGGCGTACACGCTCTTCGAACGCGGCGAGAGCGAGTCCGACCCGGAGTGGATGTCCTTCTACGGCGAGGCCGAGATCGCCGGCCTGGAGGCGCAGTGCTGGTCGGCACTGGGCGAGTGGGACCTGGCCAGCGAGCGGGCCGGGCTGGCGATAGCGCTCCAGGAGCCGCACTTCGTGCGCAACCGGGCCCTGTACACCGCCGAGTTGGCCCACGACCGGCTCGGCCGCGGCGACCTGGCCGGCGCCGCCGGGCACGGCAGCGCGGCGGTCGCCCTGCTCGGCGACGTCCGCTCGGCGCGGATCCGCGGCATGCTCGCGGACACGGCCGAGCGGCTGCGCCCCTTCCGGGGAGTGCGCGAGGTCGGGGTGTTCCTGGCCGGCTTCGACCGCGCGGCGGCCTGA
- a CDS encoding histidine phosphatase family protein gives MPARLILVRHGETAWSASGQHTGRTDIPLTEEGRQMARAVGARLHRAPWSGLPEADVYTSPLSRARETCELAGFGDRAVDRPELLEWDYGAYEGRTGAEIREHDHPGWLIWRDGVPQGEKLAEVGARADAFLAGIEEDHGTPHPETTTMHAADRDVIVFAHGHLLRVLAARWLGQAPEFGQRLKLGTAALSVLSWEYGLPAVEIWNDHSHLDTPTA, from the coding sequence ATGCCCGCTCGACTGATCCTTGTCCGCCACGGTGAGACCGCCTGGTCGGCGAGCGGCCAGCACACCGGTCGGACCGACATCCCGCTGACCGAGGAGGGCCGGCAGATGGCCCGCGCCGTCGGTGCCCGGCTGCACCGCGCGCCGTGGTCCGGGCTGCCGGAGGCCGACGTCTACACCAGCCCGCTCTCCCGCGCCCGGGAGACCTGCGAGCTGGCCGGCTTCGGCGACCGCGCGGTGGACCGGCCCGAGCTGCTCGAGTGGGACTACGGCGCCTACGAGGGCCGCACCGGTGCCGAGATCCGCGAGCACGACCACCCCGGCTGGCTGATCTGGCGCGACGGCGTGCCGCAGGGCGAGAAGCTGGCGGAGGTCGGCGCCCGGGCCGACGCCTTCCTCGCCGGGATCGAGGAGGACCACGGCACCCCGCACCCCGAGACCACCACGATGCACGCCGCCGACCGCGACGTGATCGTCTTCGCGCACGGCCACCTGCTGCGGGTCCTGGCCGCCCGCTGGCTGGGCCAGGCACCGGAGTTCGGCCAGCGGCTCAAGCTCGGCACGGCGGCGCTCTCGGTGCTCTCCTGGGAGTACGGCCTGCCCGCCGTCGAGATCTGGAACGACCACAGCCACCTGGACACGCCGACCGCCTGA
- a CDS encoding AAA family ATPase, whose protein sequence is MGMSSTVSLLTPGPADPTAATGATAAADPSAAADAAVAAILAATVRPAPGAPRGVVVDSPPGAGKSTLVVKAARELVAAGERLMIVAQTNSQVDDLVDRLAAKGPELTVGRLHSGDAHPAAEALRHPNVTASSKPGDLLELDVVVSTAAKWQWVKDVEPWRHAIVDEAYQMRSDALLAVARLFERALFVGDPGQLDPFTVVGTEQWTGLSYDPSSSAVVTLLTHNPAIVPHRLPVSWRLPASAAPLISQAFYPYTPFRSGTGPGDRLLVPRERADGGPVDAAIDEAVEHGWALLELPARRTVRTDPQAVAAVAATVRRLLDRGLTASSEQGRTTLTPGRIAVGTAHRDQAAAVRAALTGLGVPVDPVVGPAVTVDTANRLQGREYDVTVVLHPLSGRPDATAFHLETGRLCVLASRHRHACIVVARAGIPELLDEHPATEPVQLGSALRVPPGWDEQIGSRMIPLLERVGAHFPDGWEANYQVLQHLGEHRVRL, encoded by the coding sequence ATGGGCATGAGCAGCACTGTGAGCCTTCTGACGCCCGGCCCCGCCGACCCGACCGCCGCCACCGGTGCGACCGCCGCTGCCGACCCGTCCGCGGCGGCCGACGCCGCCGTCGCGGCGATCCTGGCGGCCACCGTCCGACCCGCCCCCGGCGCACCGCGCGGCGTGGTGGTCGACTCGCCCCCCGGCGCCGGCAAGTCGACACTCGTGGTCAAGGCGGCCCGGGAGCTGGTCGCGGCCGGTGAGCGGCTGATGATCGTGGCCCAGACGAACAGTCAGGTCGACGACCTGGTCGACCGGCTGGCCGCCAAGGGCCCCGAGCTGACGGTGGGCCGCCTGCACAGCGGGGACGCCCACCCGGCGGCCGAGGCGCTGCGGCACCCGAACGTGACGGCGAGCAGCAAGCCGGGCGACCTGCTGGAGCTGGACGTGGTGGTCTCCACCGCCGCCAAGTGGCAGTGGGTCAAGGACGTCGAGCCCTGGCGGCACGCGATCGTGGACGAGGCGTACCAGATGCGCTCGGACGCGCTGCTGGCCGTCGCCCGGCTCTTCGAGCGGGCGCTGTTCGTCGGCGACCCCGGGCAGCTCGACCCGTTCACGGTGGTCGGCACCGAGCAGTGGACGGGGCTCTCCTACGACCCCTCCAGCAGTGCGGTGGTCACCCTGCTCACGCACAACCCGGCCATCGTGCCGCACCGGCTGCCGGTCTCCTGGCGGCTGCCGGCCTCGGCGGCGCCGCTGATCTCGCAGGCGTTCTACCCGTACACGCCGTTCCGTTCGGGAACCGGGCCCGGTGACCGGCTGCTGGTTCCGCGCGAGCGGGCCGACGGCGGGCCGGTGGACGCGGCGATCGACGAGGCCGTCGAACACGGCTGGGCGCTGCTCGAACTGCCCGCCCGGCGTACCGTGCGCACCGATCCGCAGGCGGTGGCGGCGGTCGCGGCCACCGTGCGCCGGCTGCTGGACCGGGGCCTCACGGCCAGCTCGGAGCAGGGCCGGACCACGCTGACCCCCGGGCGGATCGCGGTCGGCACCGCGCACCGCGACCAGGCGGCAGCCGTGCGGGCCGCGCTCACCGGGCTCGGCGTCCCGGTGGACCCGGTGGTCGGCCCGGCCGTGACCGTGGACACCGCCAACCGGTTGCAGGGGCGCGAGTACGACGTGACGGTGGTGCTGCACCCGCTCTCCGGGCGCCCGGACGCCACCGCCTTCCACCTGGAGACCGGCCGGCTCTGCGTGCTGGCCTCGCGCCACCGGCACGCCTGCATCGTGGTGGCCAGGGCCGGGATCCCCGAGCTGCTGGACGAGCATCCGGCCACCGAGCCGGTGCAACTGGGCAGCGCGCTGCGCGTCCCGCCCGGCTGGGACGAGCAGATCGGGAGCCGGATGATCCCGCTGCTGGAGCGGGTCGGGGCCCACTTCCCCGATGGCTGGGAGGCCAACTACCAGGTGCTCCAGCACCTGGGCGAGCACCGGGTGCGACTGTAG
- a CDS encoding bifunctional DNA primase/polymerase produces MDIWTEQSERSVAHLTPAGEAWLASASQYPRSLRALWEARPWAPTVLPCGRAFDVISLPALFGRRVLDELWSSGPGCGPVAEHRGRTLLFVQPGAAPRLRTLLAWEEWARDVPPLLCHGLGDAVTVPPVRRAAEPSVAPAAAGRWIVAPDAREPWLPSAGVLLWACVRAARGAAGQASGRAADPATGPAADPAGAAADGAPLAVFDFGSA; encoded by the coding sequence GTGGATATCTGGACGGAGCAATCAGAGCGGTCCGTGGCGCACCTCACCCCGGCGGGCGAGGCCTGGCTGGCCTCGGCCAGCCAGTACCCGCGCAGCCTGCGGGCGCTGTGGGAGGCCCGGCCCTGGGCGCCGACCGTGCTGCCCTGCGGCCGGGCCTTCGACGTGATCAGCCTGCCGGCGCTGTTCGGCCGCCGGGTGCTGGACGAACTGTGGTCCTCGGGGCCGGGCTGTGGACCGGTGGCCGAGCACCGGGGGCGCACCCTGCTGTTCGTCCAGCCCGGTGCCGCACCCCGGCTGCGCACGCTGCTCGCCTGGGAGGAGTGGGCCCGGGACGTTCCGCCGCTGCTCTGCCACGGGCTCGGGGACGCGGTCACCGTGCCGCCGGTGCGGCGGGCGGCGGAGCCGTCGGTCGCACCGGCGGCGGCGGGGCGCTGGATCGTCGCCCCGGACGCCCGGGAGCCCTGGCTGCCGAGCGCCGGCGTGCTGCTCTGGGCCTGCGTGCGGGCGGCCCGGGGTGCCGCGGGGCAGGCCTCCGGCCGGGCCGCCGATCCGGCGACCGGGCCGGCCGCCGATCCGGCCGGTGCAGCGGCGGACGGCGCCCCCCTGGCGGTATTCGATTTTGGCTCCGCCTGA
- the pgi gene encoding glucose-6-phosphate isomerase, translated as MADGRTPLDRTPQWAALGKHREEIGELHLRELFAADPERGSRYTLQVGDLYLDYSKHLVTDRTLELLRELAEAMDVAGLRDAMFRGEKINVTEDRAVLHTALRAPRGAVVEADGVNVVPEVHAVLDKMAAFSDRVRSGAWTGHTGKRIKNVVNIGIGGSDLGPAMAYEVLRSYTQRDLTVRFVSNVDGADLHEAVRDLDAAETLFIVASKTFTTIETITNATSARDWLLGQLGAGQEAVAKHFVALSTNGQGVADFGIDVENMFEFWDWVGGRYSYDSAIGLSLMIAIGPERFQEMLDGFRLVDDHFRTAPAAENVPLLLGLLGIWYGQFFDAQSHAVLPYSHYLSKFTAYLQQLDMESNGKSVQRDGNPVGWTTGPVVWGTPGTNGQHAYYQLLHQGTKVIPADLIGFAKPVADLTPGLVAQHDLLMANFFAQAQAFAFGKTAEEVRAEGVAEFQVAHRTFRGNHPTTVFLAEELTPSVLGQLIALYEHKVFVQGAIWNIDSFDQWGVELGKVLAKKIEPVLLTGEGGDHLDSSSATLVAKYRTLRGR; from the coding sequence ATGGCCGACGGCCGAACCCCCCTGGACCGTACCCCGCAGTGGGCCGCCCTCGGGAAGCACCGGGAGGAGATCGGCGAGCTGCACCTGCGTGAGCTGTTCGCCGCCGACCCCGAGCGCGGCAGCCGCTACACCCTGCAGGTCGGCGACCTGTACCTGGACTACTCCAAGCACCTGGTGACCGACCGGACCCTGGAGCTGCTGCGCGAGCTGGCCGAGGCGATGGACGTGGCGGGCCTGCGGGACGCGATGTTCCGCGGCGAGAAGATCAACGTCACCGAGGACCGCGCCGTGCTGCACACCGCGCTGCGCGCCCCGCGCGGCGCCGTGGTCGAGGCGGACGGCGTCAACGTGGTGCCCGAGGTGCACGCCGTCCTGGACAAGATGGCCGCCTTCTCGGACCGGGTGCGCAGCGGCGCCTGGACCGGCCACACCGGCAAGCGGATCAAGAACGTCGTCAACATCGGCATCGGCGGCTCCGACCTCGGCCCCGCGATGGCCTACGAGGTGCTGCGCTCCTACACCCAGCGCGACCTCACCGTCCGCTTCGTCTCCAACGTCGACGGCGCCGACCTGCACGAGGCGGTGCGCGATCTGGACGCCGCCGAGACGCTCTTCATCGTCGCCTCCAAGACCTTCACCACGATCGAGACGATCACCAACGCCACCTCGGCCCGGGACTGGCTGCTGGGGCAGCTGGGTGCCGGCCAGGAGGCGGTGGCCAAGCACTTCGTGGCACTGTCCACCAACGGCCAGGGCGTGGCCGACTTCGGCATCGACGTCGAGAACATGTTCGAGTTCTGGGACTGGGTCGGTGGCCGCTACTCCTACGACTCGGCGATCGGCCTGTCGCTGATGATCGCGATCGGCCCGGAGCGCTTCCAGGAGATGCTGGACGGCTTCCGCCTGGTCGACGACCACTTCCGCACCGCCCCGGCGGCCGAGAACGTCCCGCTGCTGCTCGGCCTGCTCGGCATCTGGTACGGCCAGTTCTTCGACGCCCAGTCGCACGCGGTGCTGCCGTACTCGCACTACCTCTCCAAGTTCACCGCCTACCTGCAGCAGCTGGACATGGAGTCCAACGGCAAGTCGGTGCAGCGCGACGGCAACCCGGTCGGCTGGACCACCGGCCCGGTCGTCTGGGGCACCCCCGGCACCAACGGCCAGCACGCCTACTACCAGCTGCTGCACCAGGGCACCAAGGTGATCCCGGCCGACCTCATCGGCTTCGCCAAGCCGGTCGCCGACCTGACCCCCGGCCTGGTCGCCCAGCACGACCTGCTGATGGCCAACTTCTTCGCCCAGGCGCAGGCCTTCGCCTTCGGCAAGACCGCCGAGGAGGTCCGCGCCGAGGGCGTGGCCGAGTTCCAGGTCGCGCACCGCACCTTCCGCGGCAACCACCCGACCACGGTCTTCCTCGCCGAGGAGCTGACCCCCTCGGTGCTCGGCCAGCTGATCGCGCTCTACGAGCACAAGGTCTTCGTCCAGGGTGCGATCTGGAACATCGACTCCTTCGACCAGTGGGGCGTGGAGCTCGGCAAGGTGCTCGCCAAGAAGATCGAGCCGGTGCTGCTGACCGGTGAGGGCGGCGACCACCTGGACAGCTCCAGCGCGACCCTGGTCGCCAAGTACCGCACGCTGCGCGGGCGCTGA
- a CDS encoding Na+/H+ antiporter: MAQLSLLFLVLLASVVTMPLGRRTGVPQPVLMTVLGLVMALVPQIPNVAVDPDLILPLVLPPLIFAVARRASLAYFRANLRSILLLAVALVVVTTTAVAAAFHQLAPALPVAAAVALGALVSPPDPVAAVAVAGSVGLPRRLVSVLESEGLFNDVTAIVVYALAVEAVVDGDFSVPHALLRFVLSAVVAVLVGGVVGWLATKIGSLLDDPTQQVALNLLVPFAAYTLAEEIEGSGVLAVVVVGLYLADRAADAADVSYRLVGGAFWDIVETLITGVAFGLIGLELATVLKDAGAGWHSMLGDAALVIAVVVLVRLIWLLPAAWLSRRLSRGEEDTPISWRETVVLWWSGMRGVATVALALAIPFTTHGGHDFPGRGRIVFTAFSVVLFTLLVQGLSLPWLVRRLGIDPHLDLREQEQRRLWGRAAHAALARLAELEEADQLPIELVEKLRERQHDRLKRLCPEQYEEDEAAEARQRVSRLRKLREVEQELLAASRREVLLARGEPGADPELVDQVLRGLDLRSDRK; this comes from the coding sequence GTGGCCCAGCTGTCCCTGCTCTTCCTGGTGCTGCTCGCCTCCGTGGTCACCATGCCGCTGGGCCGCCGCACCGGCGTTCCGCAGCCGGTGCTGATGACGGTGCTCGGCCTGGTGATGGCGCTGGTCCCGCAGATCCCCAACGTCGCGGTCGACCCCGACCTGATCCTGCCGCTGGTGCTGCCGCCGCTGATCTTCGCGGTGGCCCGGCGCGCCTCGCTCGCCTACTTCCGGGCCAATCTGCGCTCGATCCTGCTGCTGGCCGTCGCCCTGGTGGTGGTCACCACCACCGCGGTCGCCGCGGCCTTCCACCAGCTGGCGCCCGCGCTGCCGGTGGCCGCCGCGGTGGCGCTGGGCGCCCTGGTCTCGCCGCCCGACCCGGTGGCCGCGGTGGCGGTGGCCGGCAGCGTCGGCCTGCCCCGGCGGCTGGTGTCGGTCCTGGAGAGCGAGGGGCTGTTCAACGACGTGACCGCGATCGTGGTCTATGCGCTGGCCGTCGAGGCGGTGGTGGACGGCGACTTCTCGGTGCCGCACGCGCTGCTGCGCTTCGTGCTGTCGGCGGTGGTGGCCGTGCTGGTCGGCGGCGTGGTCGGCTGGCTGGCCACGAAGATCGGCTCGCTGCTCGACGACCCCACCCAGCAGGTGGCACTCAACCTGCTGGTGCCGTTCGCCGCCTACACCCTGGCCGAGGAGATCGAGGGCTCGGGCGTGCTGGCCGTCGTGGTGGTCGGTCTCTACCTGGCCGACCGGGCGGCGGACGCCGCCGACGTCTCCTACCGGCTGGTGGGCGGCGCCTTCTGGGACATCGTGGAGACCCTGATCACCGGTGTCGCCTTCGGCCTGATCGGCCTGGAACTGGCCACCGTGCTCAAGGACGCCGGAGCCGGCTGGCACTCGATGCTCGGTGACGCGGCGCTGGTGATCGCCGTGGTGGTGCTGGTCCGCCTGATCTGGCTGCTGCCGGCCGCCTGGCTCTCCCGACGGCTCAGCCGCGGCGAGGAGGACACCCCGATCAGCTGGCGCGAGACCGTGGTGCTCTGGTGGTCGGGCATGCGCGGGGTGGCCACCGTGGCGCTCGCGCTGGCCATCCCGTTCACCACGCACGGCGGCCACGACTTCCCCGGGCGCGGCCGGATCGTCTTCACGGCGTTCAGCGTGGTGCTCTTCACCCTGCTGGTGCAGGGGCTCTCGCTGCCCTGGCTGGTCCGGCGGCTCGGCATCGACCCGCACCTCGACCTGCGCGAGCAGGAGCAGCGGCGGCTGTGGGGCCGGGCGGCCCACGCGGCGCTGGCGCGGCTGGCCGAACTGGAGGAGGCGGACCAACTGCCGATCGAACTCGTGGAGAAGCTCCGGGAACGCCAGCACGACCGGCTGAAGCGGCTCTGCCCGGAGCAGTACGAGGAGGACGAGGCGGCCGAGGCCCGGCAGCGGGTCTCGCGGCTGCGCAAACTGCGCGAGGTGGAGCAGGAGTTGCTGGCCGCCTCGCGCCGCGAGGTGCTGCTCGCGCGCGGCGAGCCGGGCGCGGACCCGGAGCTGGTCGACCAGGTGCTGCGCGGTCTGGACCTGCGCTCGGACCGGAAATGA